Proteins from one Coffea arabica cultivar ET-39 chromosome 8c, Coffea Arabica ET-39 HiFi, whole genome shotgun sequence genomic window:
- the LOC113707341 gene encoding transcription initiation factor IIE subunit beta encodes MASLQESLNKFKKQQEKCQSTLTSIAKQNPKTTPPKPFLSGVSTPSPPIKFSNDTERLQHINSIRKAPVGAQIKRVIDLLLEKRQALKPEQINQECYVDLNANKAVFDSLKKNPKVHYDGERFSYKSKHDLRNKDQLLVLVRKFPEGIAVIDLKDAYTTVMEDLQSLKAAGQIWLLSNFDSQEDIAYPNDPRVPIKVDDDLKQLFRGIELPRDMLDIEKDLQKNGMKPATNTAKRRAMAQVHGIAPKNKPKKKKHEISKRTKLTNAHLPELFQNLNASGS; translated from the exons ATGGCATCATTGCAAGAAAGTTTGAACAAGTTCAAGAAACAACAAGAGAAGTGTCAGTCCACACTCACGAGCATTGCAAAGCAAAATCCAAAAACTACACCTCCAAAACCTTTCCTCTCTGGCGTTTCAACTCCTTCCCCACCAATTAAATTTTCAAACGATACAGAGAGGCTTCAACACATTAATAGCATAAGGAAAGCTCCTGTGGGGGCTCAGATCAAACGTGTTATAGACTTGCTGCTGGAG AAAAGGCAAGCATTGAAACCTGAGCAAATAAATCAAGAATGTTATGTTGATTTGAATGCAAACAAGGCTGTCTTTGATAGTCTGAAGAAGAACCCCAAGGTGCATTATGATGGCGAGCGGTTTTCCTACAAG TCGAAGCATGATTTAAGAAATAAGGATCAACTTCTTGTCTTAGTTCGGAAGTTCCCTGAGGGAATTGCTGTTATTGATCTCAAGGATGCATACACAACTGTCATGGAGGATTTGCAG TCACTGAAAGCTGCAGGCCAAATTTGGCTGTTGTCAAACTTTGACTCGCAAGAGGACATAGCCTATCCTAATGACCCCAGAGTTCCCATCAAGGTTGACGATGATCTGAAACAGTTGTTTCGAGGAATTGAATTGCCCCGTGACATGCTTGATATTGAGAAGGATCTTCAGAAGAATGGGATGAAACCTGCTACAAATACTGCAAAGAGGAGGGCAATGGCGCAAGTACATGGAATTGCCCCCAAAAACAAGCCTAAAAAGAAGAAGCATGAAATCAGCAAGAGGACTAAGCTTACAAATGCCCATCTTCCAGAGCTGTTCCAGAACCTTAATGCCTCTGGTTCATGA